One window of the Branchiostoma lanceolatum isolate klBraLanc5 chromosome 3, klBraLanc5.hap2, whole genome shotgun sequence genome contains the following:
- the LOC136429908 gene encoding uncharacterized protein codes for MDKLGTDWFKDVENIQQTKEELEEIAKSKDDKAFRAVVDFLCACLDCSTTEHLEAFKSVLSDNLVKWKGHDKDVCEILDKFRVLEEKTDDDDTWYNSRVDDAVEELLERSKTCHKKIRPNVVSLLVFALKKGTETHLNLANGITSAEGIDDMLNKMNDEESKSVLDAYFGMIKAETFDPNSSTAIAVTSGLSSNLTESAKSTENVKTLSEIINYCSEKELYNEDEPDQATAYGIAIQTLMVIFLSKNMSNPEHLMLVTPGFIRLLGNEEVSEQMGLSSYVSMFIQQGEVLAPHADPLLDAFINNDANEISNVLPAVYKHNPETFHKRLPEIVEKMDDISADQHYGFYHLFHEISKSKPQLLMPYVEKLEEGFDNMSSMSYALQTMKELCKHDTKPFLDKIDTLEKVYKSQPMMCYFIYEVESIIGLYNEEYAEQVMALLTDKLNTGDVMYQSSVLMFMKTVGGRYKSVLEKRRANVEALLKSSQPGVPDMAQSMLDYLDDRSLKTLDQDIKEQKEEVGKLDQRVTQTEEKVEDLQDDVSDQRQQLGEVKEDVQQQGEKLTELEHVVDETVEKVEEIDHKTLSAAPAWSRDVSLLMNEEGDYDWRFLAVRLGYGPEDIRAWATNADPTMAMLNEWYNTHRSSEATYAVLKSLQEMGRTDAADIIETAMEEAGASVPKPAADEPTNPPPIFISYQWDIQDQVKLIKEHLQMAGYESWMDIGQMGGGDQLYAKIDKGMRGAKVVLAMVTPKYAESTNCNHEINLANLLNKPIIPLLVENTPWPPPGSMSMIFSQLLYIMFHGTSSSSGKFWPDSSFYELLGQLAYYSAPDQSLITDEYRDWTPSVEKKEEKESSSESQSVKTDTKSSSAVEEKETAPVVNPEVFLSYQWGHQPQVKALYSQLTSRGFTCWMDIQQMGGGDALYGKIDKGIRSAKVVVSCVTPKYTLSANCRREVSLADALRKPIVPLLLQDTSWPPEGPMSMAFTELLYIDCRDERTQNEWEGAKYEELLQQVSAHSSPASNPGRSGPQPPDGSLDAREDNKAKNVLHTEPDVDEVTRKTTATVGPAPTNNLEHAENNSDKEMAKKKSKTCSIL; via the exons ATGGACAAGTTGGGCACGGATTGGTTCAAGGATGTAGAGAACATCCAACAAACTAAAGAAGAGCTGGAGGAGATTGCGAAGAGCAA AGATGACAAAGCATTCCGTGCCGTGGTAGACTTCCTGTGCGCATGTCTGGACTGTTCCACAACAGAACACCTGGAAGCTTTCAAAAGTGTTCTTAGTGACAACCTGGTCAAGTGGAAG GGTCATGACAAGGATGTGTGCGAAATTCTGGACAAATTCCGAGTTCTTGAAGAGAAAACGGACGATGACGACACGTGGTACAACTCACGGGTGGATGATGCAGTCGAAGAACTGCTGGAGAGGTCAAA AACCTGCCATAAGAAGATCCGACCCAACGTGGTTAGTCTCCTTGTGTTCGCTCTGAAGAAAGGCACGGAAACACATCTGAACCTGGCGAATGGAATCACGTCGGCTGAAGGCATAGACGACATGTTAAACAAG ATGAATGATGAGGAGTCGAAGAGTGTGCTCGACGCCTACTTTGGGATGATAAAGGCGGAGACGTTTGATCCCAACTCATCAACTGCCATCGCAGTTACGTCTGGGCTAAGTTCGAACCTAACAGA GAGTGCAAAGAGTACAGAAAATGTAAAAACGCTGTCGGAGATTATCAACTACTGCTCAGAGAAGGAGCTGTACAATGAAGACGAGCCAGACCAAGCAACTGCATACGGCATTGCAATCCAGACCTTGATGGTTATTTTTCTCAGCAAG AACATGAGTAATCCTGAGCACCTGATGTTGGTGACGCCTGGCTTCATCCGTCTCCTTGGCAACGAAGAGGTGTCCGAGCAGATGGGCCTGTCCAGCTACGTCAGCATGTTCATACAGCAGGGGGAGGTCCTTGCTCCGCACGCCGACCCACTCCTGGACGCCTTCATCAACAACGATGCCAATGAAATCTCTA ATGTGCTGCCTGCCGTGTACAAGCACAACCCTGAAACATTCCACAAACGCCTTCCTGAAATAGTCGAGAAAATGGACGACATTTCTGCTGACCAACATTACGGCTTCTACCACCTTTTCCATGAGATATCAAAGTCTAAGCCACAA CTCCTCATGCCGTACGTGGAAAAGTTGGAAGAGGGTTTCGACAACATGTCCTCCATGTCATATGCACTACAAACCATGAAAGAGCTCTGCAAACACGACACCAAGCCCTTCCTGGACAAGATTGACACCTTGGAGAAGGTGTACAAGTCTCAACCGATGATGTGCTACTTCATCTACGAGGTGGAGTCTATCATAGGATTATATAATGAG GAGTATGCAGAGCAAGTAATGGCCCTGTTGACGGACAAGCTCAACACAGGTGACGTCATGTACCAAAGCTCTGTCCTGATGTTCATGAAGACCGTGGGCGGTAGGTACAAGTCCGTGTTGGAAAAGCGGAGAGCAAACGTCGAAGCTCTTTTGAAGAGCAGCCAACCGGGGGTTCCCGACATGGCGCAAAGCATGCTGGACTACCTTGATGACAGGAG CCTGAAGACATTGGATCAGGACATCAAAGAGCAGAAAGAGGAGGTGGGCAAGCTGGACCAACGAGTTACACAAACAGAAGAAAAG GTAGAAGACCTGCAGGATGACGTATCGGACCAGCGGCAGCAGCTGGGGGAGGTGAAGGAGGACGTCCAGCAGCAGGGAGAGAAGCTGACGGAGCTGGAGCACGTGGTGGACGAGACTGTGGAGAAAGTGGAGGAGATAGACCACAAG ACCCTTAGTGCTGCCCCTGCGTGGTCCCGTGACGTGTCCCTGCTGATGAATGAGGAAGGTGACTATGACTGGAGGTTCCTGGCGGTTCGCCTCGGCTACGGGCCCGAGGACATCCGGGCATGGGCTACCAACGCCGACCCGACCATGGCCATGCTCAACGAGTG GTACAACACCCACCGCAGCAGTGAGGCCACCTACGCCGTGCTGAAGTCCCTGCAGGAGATGGGCCGGACAGACGCCGCGGACATCATCGAGACCGCCATGGAGGAGGCAG GCGCGTCTGTACCCAAACCAGCGGCTGACGAGCCCACCAACCCCCCTCCCATCTTCATCAGCTACCAGTGGGACATTCAGGACCAGGTCAAACTCATCAAGGAACATCTGCAGATGGCTGGGTACGAGAGTTGGATGGATATCG GACAAATGGGTGGAGGAGATCAGCTGTACGCGAAGATAGACAAGGGCATGCGGGGAGCCAAAGTCGTTCTGGCCATGGTCACGCCCAAGTACGCAGAGTCTACCAACTGCAACCACGAG ATCAACCTGGCGAACCTGCTGAACAAACCCATCATCCCCCTCCTGGTGGAGAATACGCCCTGGCCGCCGCCCGGGTCCATGAGCATGATTTTCTCTCAG CTGCTGTACATCATGTTCCACGGCACCAGTTCCAGTTCCGGTAAATTCTGGCCAGATTCCAGTTTCTACGAGTTGCTAGGACAGCTGGCATATTATTCTGCACCGGACCAGAGCCTCATCACAGATG AATACAGGGACTGGACACCGAGTGTAGAGAaaaaggaggagaaagaaagcAGCTCGGAGAGCCAGTCCGTAAAGACGGACACGAAGTCCAGCTCGGCAGTGGAGGAAAAG GAAACAGCGCCTGTGGTGAACCCGGAAGTGTTCCTGTCCTACCAGTGGGGTCACCAGCCGCAGGTGAAAGCCCTGTACAGCCAGCTGACGTCACGAGGTTTCACCTGCTGGATGGACATACAGCAGATGGGAGGAGGAGACGCGCTGTACGGCAAGATCGACAAGGGCATCAGGAGTGCCAAG GTTGTTGTTTCCTGTGTGACTCCAAAGTACACGCTCTCCGCGAACTGCCGACGGGAGGTCAGCCTGGCGGACGCGCTGCGCAAGCCCATAGTGCCTCTGCTGCTGCAGGACACGTCCTGGCCGCCAGAGGGCCCCATGAGCATGGCCTTCACAGAACTGTTGTACATCGACTGCAGAGATGAACGCACCcag AACGAATGGGAAGGCGCCAAATATGAAGAGTTGCTTCAACAGGTTTCCGCTCACTCCTCCCCGGCTTCTAATCCCGGGCGTTCCGGCCCCCAGCCACCAGATGGCTCACTTGATGCAAGGGAAGACAACAAGGCAAAAAACGTGCTACATACAGAGCCTGATGTTGATGAGGTGACAAGGAAGACCACAGCGACAGTGGGTCCTGCACCCACCAACAACTTAGAACACGCCGAAAATAATTCCGACAAGGAGATGGCAAAGAAAAAGTCCAAAACCTGTTCCATATTATGA